A window of the Branchiostoma lanceolatum isolate klBraLanc5 chromosome 13, klBraLanc5.hap2, whole genome shotgun sequence genome harbors these coding sequences:
- the LOC136446696 gene encoding zinc finger CCCH domain-containing protein 10-like, whose translation MSDKNKDDDICRDFLRNVCRRGKRCKYRHPDEDEGGVGGHQKQSYVFCHDYQNKGCDRNNCKFIHCTKEEEDFYKQTGELPSSLQKQPGVGGGSAGPGMLGLGASNGGGSLGGGDIPICRDFLKNECHRGSKCKFRHVAQDEYDYPLSSRDSLAPEPPLPSYTSRYDSYEPRFDDYEYDRLRLKRRRDDLDFDYRERERDYEPPRPRPLDYRFLEDENIMLRRKIDELKKQVSDLQATNEVLLEQNARYRTERALQRSGTPPRSENLPVTNYNHGIISQAITHTISHASVTNPQIPQAPSVTQLNSASLNQAQSRGLAQDLLSGPNAAASAAAIPISHQGSTLPVSVAQAIASVAQQGLVSYPIMTGNMRTAMAQSSLSQSLPQH comes from the coding sequence ATGAGTGATAAGAATAAGGATGATGACATCTGCCGGGACTTTCTGCGGAACGTCTGCCGGCGTGGTAAGCGATGCAAGTACCGTCACCCAGATGAGGACGAGGGGGGTGTTGGTGGCCACCAGAAGCAATCGTACGTCTTCTGTCACGACTACCAGAACAAGGGCTGTGATCGAAACAACTGCAAGTTCATCCATTGCACAAAGGAAGAAGAGGACTTCTACAAGCAGACAGGAGAGTTGCCGTCTAGTCTACAGAAGcagcccggtgtgggcgggggCAGCGCCGGGCCTGGAATGCTCGGGTTAGGAGCCAGTAACGGCGGTGGATCGTTGGGGGGCGGAGACATACCAATTTGTCGTGACTTTCTGAAGAACGAGTGTCACCGCGGCTCTAAGTGTAAGTTTCGCCATGTGGCCCAGGACGAGTACGACTATCCGTTGAGTTCACGTGACTCCCTGGCGCCGGAACCGCCCTTGCCGTCCTACACCTCTCGGTACGACTCCTACGAACCGCGCTTCGACGATTACGAGTATGATCGCCTTCGTCTGAAGCGACGTAGAGACGACCTCGACTTCGACTACCGTGAACGTGAGCGCGACTACGAACCTCCACGACCACGTCCTCTGGACTACCGATTCCTGGAAGACGAGAACATCATGCTTCGCAGAAAGATCGACGAGTTGAAGAAGCAGGTGTCCGATCTCCAGGCGACCAACGAAGTCCTGCTTGAGCAGAACGCACGCTACCGAACCGAGCGGGCGCTGCAGCGGTCCGGCACCCCTCCCCGCTCCGAAAACCTCCCCGTCACCAACTATAACCACGGGATAATCTCACAAGCCATCACGCACACCATCAGCCATGCTAGCGTAACCAACCCACAGATTCCGCAGGCACCGAGCGTGACGCAGCTCAACAGCGCATCTTTGAATCAAGCTCAGTCGCGAGGGCTCGCCCAGGACCTGCTGTCCGGGCCTAACGCAGCCGCTTCTGCAGCAGCCATCCCCATCTCCCACCAAGGTAGCACCTTGCCCGTGTCCGTGGCACAGGCCATCGCTTCAGTTGCGCAGCAAGGTTTGGTGTCTTACCCAATCATGACTGGTAACATGCGCACCGCCATGGCCCAGAGCAGCTTGTCCCAGAGCTTGCCCCAACACTAA